Proteins found in one Thermoplasmata archaeon genomic segment:
- a CDS encoding transglutaminase-like domain-containing protein, with protein MRDRTVRLPAGVAGYTRQSPFTDPGRGRGLYNNLATNVPDLCRAVQGLIVHYKDPRLGRTRPSRERMKEVDLRLVSKMLTRIKALDARPLTEPRPVARRIVGCCRDFAVLFCSMARHQGIPTRVRVGFATYFRDLPAEFHVDHTIAEVWDRTSGRWRLVDPEQSEPLARYNRLTFDPTDVPRDRFLVGGRAWQMCRRSEADPLSFGVEPRGPLRGSWFVRTRLLLDLAALNRRELLLWDSWGPMNPDAEPTPRELRRYDRIADLTQGGNEALGPIHRMFVSDRTLRPPRTVWTFSPVARPRRSRLPA; from the coding sequence ATGCGCGACCGGACGGTCCGGCTCCCCGCGGGAGTCGCAGGCTACACGCGCCAGAGCCCCTTCACCGACCCCGGAAGGGGGCGCGGGCTCTACAACAACCTCGCGACCAATGTGCCCGACCTCTGTCGAGCCGTCCAGGGACTCATCGTTCACTACAAGGACCCGAGGCTTGGACGGACCCGACCCTCGCGGGAGCGGATGAAGGAGGTCGATCTGCGCCTGGTGTCGAAGATGCTGACCCGGATCAAGGCGTTGGACGCCCGCCCTCTGACGGAGCCACGCCCCGTCGCACGTCGGATCGTGGGCTGTTGCCGCGATTTCGCCGTCCTGTTCTGTTCGATGGCCCGCCACCAGGGGATCCCGACCCGGGTCCGGGTCGGGTTCGCGACGTACTTCCGCGACCTCCCCGCCGAGTTCCACGTCGACCATACAATTGCGGAGGTCTGGGATCGGACGAGCGGCCGCTGGCGGCTCGTCGACCCCGAGCAGAGCGAGCCGCTCGCGCGGTACAACCGGTTGACGTTCGACCCGACCGACGTGCCCCGGGACCGCTTCCTCGTCGGAGGTCGAGCCTGGCAGATGTGTCGGCGATCGGAGGCGGACCCTCTGTCGTTTGGCGTGGAGCCTCGAGGCCCCCTGCGGGGCTCCTGGTTCGTCCGAACGCGCCTGCTTCTCGACCTCGCGGCCCTCAACCGACGCGAACTGCTGCTCTGGGACAGCTGGGGACCCATGAACCCGGACGCGGAACCCACGCCGCGCGAACTGCGCCGGTACGACCGCATCGCCGACCTCACGCAAGGAGGCAACGAGGCGCTCGGGCCGATTCACCGGATGTTCGTTTCGGACCGCACGCTGCGCCCTCCCCGGACGGTCTGGACGTTCAGCCCGGTGGCGCGTCCGCGGCGCAGCCGGCTGCCCGCGTAG
- a CDS encoding GYD domain-containing protein: MIFITLVKFRRKPTKADLAETDKTFALQAKMGIKNLALYWSFGRYDAVRIFEAPDEKTAMKALTKAPEYVVTETMLALTRADVDKLLD, from the coding sequence ATGATCTTCATCACGCTGGTGAAATTCCGGAGGAAGCCGACGAAAGCGGACCTGGCCGAGACGGACAAGACGTTCGCACTCCAGGCAAAAATGGGAATCAAGAACCTCGCGTTGTACTGGTCGTTCGGCCGCTACGATGCCGTGCGGATCTTCGAGGCCCCCGACGAGAAGACCGCCATGAAGGCGCTTACGAAGGCGCCGGAGTATGTCGTCACGGAGACCATGCTCGCCCTGACCCGGGCAGACGTGGATAAGCTCCTAGACTAG